The segment TGTGGTAACAGAAAAGATTCTGAGGGAGCATGGGGGAAAAGTCAGGTTTCATTCCAGAAGTCCTGGATCCACAGTTTTTGAACTGATTATTCCCAGGCGTTTATGTTCCGGGCAAGACCGGGAAATCCAAGACCTGGCCAAAGGCATCAAGCCTAGCCCAATTCTGTAAGGAGGAACTTCCATGGAGAACTCCAGGAGCGTACTGATAATAGACGACGAGCCTGCCATCACAACCTATCTTTCCACCCTCTTGGAAGATCACGGCTTTGTAGCCCACGTGGCCAATGATCCACAGGAGGGCATCAAGAGGCTCGGGGAGCTCAGGCCAGATGTGATACTCTTGGACCTGCTCATGCCGCAAAAAAGCGGGGTGCAGATCTTCCAGAGGATAGCCAGGGATGAGAAGTACAAAGGCATTCCCATAATAATCCTAACGGGCATCAAGGAGCATTTTGTGGAGGACTTCCGGGAGTTTTTTACAACCCTTAAACTGGAGAAGCCCTTTGCATACCTGGAGAAACCGGTGGATCCTCACCAGCTGGTGCATGTGGTGGAAGAAAGCCTCAAGACAACCCACTAGAAGGGCCTCCTTGCCCAGACTAGGGGGCCCGGGGGCCAGCTTTCCTTGAGCCCCGGGCGTTTTTTGACCTGTTCAAGAGCAGAGAGATTGGCTTCAAAAAAAACACTCT is part of the bacterium genome and harbors:
- a CDS encoding response regulator; translation: MENSRSVLIIDDEPAITTYLSTLLEDHGFVAHVANDPQEGIKRLGELRPDVILLDLLMPQKSGVQIFQRIARDEKYKGIPIIILTGIKEHFVEDFREFFTTLKLEKPFAYLEKPVDPHQLVHVVEESLKTTH